A portion of the Halococcus hamelinensis 100A6 genome contains these proteins:
- a CDS encoding XkdF-like putative serine protease domain-containing protein gives MNHSTPRHFSKTVAIKATDDEERTATGVVLTTNELDRQLDFLDADGVRSMFNPSPDDGVMHTKFPDGHAELTRNEVLDENEDIDGHAFKADDWVIQRHYTDDERWELVKSGVLSAYSIGGDVTDAEEYDDVDDLPDEVEIPDVVVPESVPDDYWPISKITNGSVSEISDVDIGAVPSASHAVVKSIGKNVLDQTDGRDEFLALMEQRGATEDGANDLYDYLEGIDKDYDMSKSAPDDATIGRRVKRMIGFGGDDPSFEKLAKDLTDEQGQLVQQAIDEFVEAQGESDVGTLRDWMWNKGDDLDPDVRTALEAALDEFYDDQYPNNQQVNSDFAEWVSSETDIELTIDMTDDDNPGGDDKSLPEQNAAQLEETNQKLDDVLEAIGKAGDGDGDGDGDGGGDGGDDKSLPEKNAEQIEDMTEKVGEVSKRVEQVVEQGGGGGGGSQQLGETNENETTSEKADILDIEQEIFG, from the coding sequence ATGAACCACAGCACACCGAGACACTTCTCGAAGACGGTCGCGATCAAGGCGACCGACGACGAGGAGCGCACCGCTACGGGGGTCGTGCTCACCACGAACGAGCTCGATCGCCAGCTGGATTTCCTCGACGCCGATGGCGTCCGGTCGATGTTCAACCCCTCGCCTGATGATGGGGTGATGCACACGAAGTTCCCGGACGGCCACGCCGAGCTCACCCGCAACGAGGTGCTCGACGAGAACGAGGATATCGACGGCCACGCGTTCAAGGCCGACGACTGGGTGATCCAGCGCCACTACACGGACGACGAGCGCTGGGAACTCGTGAAATCGGGTGTGCTGTCGGCCTACTCGATCGGCGGTGACGTCACCGACGCCGAAGAGTACGACGACGTCGACGACCTCCCCGACGAGGTGGAGATTCCCGACGTTGTGGTGCCGGAGTCGGTGCCGGATGACTACTGGCCGATCTCGAAGATCACCAACGGTTCGGTGAGCGAGATCTCCGACGTCGACATCGGCGCGGTGCCGTCGGCTTCGCATGCTGTCGTGAAGTCCATCGGGAAGAACGTCCTCGACCAGACGGACGGCCGCGACGAGTTTCTGGCGCTCATGGAGCAGCGCGGCGCGACGGAGGACGGTGCCAATGACCTCTACGACTACTTGGAGGGCATCGACAAGGACTACGACATGAGCAAATCAGCACCAGACGACGCGACGATCGGCCGCCGAGTCAAACGGATGATCGGCTTCGGTGGCGACGACCCATCCTTCGAGAAGCTCGCGAAGGACCTGACCGACGAACAGGGCCAGCTCGTCCAGCAGGCCATTGACGAGTTCGTCGAGGCTCAGGGCGAGAGCGACGTCGGTACGTTGCGAGACTGGATGTGGAACAAGGGCGACGACCTCGATCCCGACGTACGGACGGCCCTCGAGGCGGCGCTCGACGAGTTCTACGACGACCAGTATCCCAACAATCAGCAGGTCAATAGCGACTTCGCCGAGTGGGTCAGCAGCGAGACGGACATCGAACTCACGATCGACATGACAGACGACGACAACCCTGGGGGCGACGACAAGTCGCTCCCCGAACAGAACGCGGCACAGCTCGAAGAAACGAACCAGAAGCTCGACGACGTCCTCGAGGCCATCGGCAAAGCCGGCGACGGTGACGGCGATGGGGACGGCGACGGCGGCGGGGACGGTGGCGACGACAAGTCGCTCCCCGAGAAGAACGCCGAGCAGATCGAGGACATGACCGAGAAGGTCGGCGAAGTCTCGAAACGCGTCGAGCAGGTCGTCGAGCAGGGCGGCGGCGGTGGCGGCGGTAGCCAGCAGCTCGGCGAGACGAACGAGAACGAGACCACCTCGGAGAAGGCGGACATCCTCGACATCGAACAGGAGATCTTCGGATAA
- a CDS encoding helix-turn-helix domain-containing protein, whose protein sequence is MTDEDFDICGSTNTSTGEPCQRPAGWGTDRDYGPCTQHPREGRPSKFTDSRKDQAIQRARIGATLEGCARAAGISYRTLRNWLDRGEESGEDGDPYFQFFQAFNRARGSGEGDLLERVKEQKPEFILERSYDYTKTEEHDVNLDGDLEHSFDATEGVTAEFVTFENEDEDDDE, encoded by the coding sequence ATGACAGACGAAGACTTCGACATCTGCGGGAGCACCAACACCTCGACTGGTGAGCCCTGCCAGCGCCCCGCAGGCTGGGGGACCGACCGCGACTACGGACCATGCACCCAGCATCCGCGCGAAGGTCGCCCCTCGAAGTTTACAGACAGCCGCAAGGACCAGGCGATCCAGCGAGCCCGGATAGGGGCCACACTCGAGGGCTGTGCTCGGGCCGCCGGGATCTCCTATCGCACCCTTCGAAACTGGCTCGATCGAGGTGAGGAAAGTGGCGAAGATGGCGACCCGTACTTTCAGTTTTTTCAGGCGTTCAATCGCGCGCGCGGTAGTGGCGAGGGGGACCTCCTGGAGCGCGTCAAAGAACAGAAACCCGAGTTCATCCTGGAGCGCTCGTACGACTACACCAAGACCGAGGAACACGACGTCAACCTCGACGGTGACCTCGAGCACTCCTTCGACGCTACCGAAGGTGTGACGGCTGAGTTCGTGACCTTCGAGAACGAGGACGAAGACGACGATGAGTAG
- a CDS encoding DUF7563 family protein, protein MPNCNNCESFVTEGYVRVFAPSHLDTVRVCPQYPDMVREGGEVREARSPRHQVGDDS, encoded by the coding sequence GTGCCTAACTGCAACAACTGCGAGTCGTTCGTCACCGAGGGCTACGTCCGCGTGTTCGCGCCGAGTCACCTTGATACGGTCCGCGTCTGCCCTCAGTATCCGGACATGGTCCGCGAGGGCGGCGAGGTCCGTGAAGCCCGCTCACCGCGACACCAGGTCGGTGATGACTCGTGA
- a CDS encoding phage major capsid family protein translates to MSQTQRQPQQDNIGFQKTVRPDGQPVVKTATGQELSKEQAIAAVRQKNSEIIKQITTGDFENGGRLNRQQFARFYQEVIANSNILNMVRVEPVDGPDSEIDRIGVGEHLLRPVGENERVIDHSVNTGKVDIDVYKAGFGWDLSQEVVEDSIEYENTAQIILSMFTDQFAFDVATLGFQGDEDATVSDGSGGTMPDPFYSQVDGWVANATDDGADVKGYNDAVTLNEGVMFNLTLQMPDKFIDATSPAIMAHPKQVVAYRRSLSDRNTSLGDEMLTSGRIPTPTGYPLVPTNAIGTDTVMFTDTSNLIYAPHRDMNVKVTTDSEKVVKNDLFAQYGVFARLDYAVEQGNAVAIAEELAEPEPVDPAEM, encoded by the coding sequence ATGAGCCAGACTCAGCGACAGCCCCAGCAGGACAACATCGGGTTCCAGAAGACCGTGCGACCCGACGGCCAGCCGGTCGTCAAGACGGCCACCGGCCAGGAACTCAGCAAGGAACAGGCGATCGCCGCTGTTCGCCAGAAGAACAGCGAGATCATCAAGCAGATCACCACCGGCGACTTCGAAAACGGTGGTCGGCTGAACCGCCAGCAGTTCGCTCGCTTCTACCAGGAGGTCATCGCGAACTCGAACATCCTGAACATGGTGCGCGTCGAGCCGGTCGACGGGCCCGACTCCGAGATCGACCGTATCGGTGTGGGCGAGCACCTGCTCCGCCCGGTTGGCGAGAACGAGCGTGTCATCGACCACTCAGTGAACACCGGGAAGGTCGACATCGACGTCTACAAGGCTGGCTTCGGCTGGGACCTCTCTCAGGAGGTCGTCGAGGACTCGATCGAGTACGAGAACACCGCGCAGATCATCCTCTCGATGTTCACCGACCAGTTCGCGTTCGACGTTGCGACGCTGGGCTTCCAGGGCGACGAGGATGCGACGGTCTCCGACGGCAGCGGCGGCACCATGCCCGACCCGTTCTACTCGCAGGTCGACGGCTGGGTAGCCAACGCGACGGACGACGGCGCGGACGTGAAGGGCTACAACGATGCCGTCACGCTCAACGAGGGCGTGATGTTCAACCTCACGCTCCAGATGCCCGACAAGTTCATCGACGCGACCTCGCCAGCGATCATGGCGCACCCGAAGCAGGTCGTCGCCTATCGGCGTTCGCTTTCAGACCGGAACACGTCGCTCGGTGACGAGATGCTCACTTCGGGCCGGATCCCGACGCCGACCGGCTACCCGCTCGTCCCGACCAACGCGATCGGGACGGACACCGTGATGTTCACCGACACGTCGAACCTCATCTACGCGCCACACCGCGATATGAACGTCAAGGTGACGACGGACTCGGAGAAGGTCGTCAAGAACGATCTCTTCGCACAGTACGGCGTGTTCGCCCGCCTCGACTACGCGGTCGAGCAGGGCAACGCGGTCGCGATCGCCGAAGAGCTCGCGGAACCAGAGCCGGTCGACCCGGCGGAGATGTGA
- a CDS encoding HK97 gp10 family phage protein, with protein sequence MVKTEFKWKHNRNMKDAAKRLNDLQDEVGTSLKSACEEIGLRVIATAVRLVHVDTGRLRASLESQVEEVGKYAVKVSMGTNVPYGANQERLYPYLRPAIRENEQQIERIVNDALQEAVKRAS encoded by the coding sequence ATGGTCAAGACCGAGTTCAAATGGAAGCACAACCGCAACATGAAGGATGCGGCGAAGCGCCTGAACGACCTCCAGGATGAGGTCGGCACCTCGCTCAAATCGGCGTGTGAGGAGATCGGTCTGCGAGTCATCGCGACCGCGGTGCGGCTGGTCCACGTCGACACCGGCCGCTTGCGAGCGAGTCTGGAATCGCAGGTCGAAGAGGTCGGAAAGTACGCCGTCAAGGTGTCGATGGGTACGAACGTCCCGTACGGAGCCAACCAGGAGCGGCTGTACCCCTACCTCCGCCCGGCGATCCGCGAGAACGAACAGCAGATCGAGCGGATCGTAAACGACGCGCTCCAAGAGGCCGTTAAACGAGCATCATGA
- a CDS encoding phage head morphogenesis protein: MSASPTRRTLAKEAAGFPPEVERALRGFFDDYTDALDPIQGDLVDALEDGDIDPTTMRSLDVEVRSVFGQYTNDIEVVYTNGTENGAHAGRQAAARRYPIDVSFDVVPQNVLDEFSTWSSEMTDQVMETMTSDVTNLVRGAHKEGLTIDEITEQVDDVFENDLKDWQAERTARTATISSSNAGQHSAYQDASSVVGTEWVATGDGRTRAAHSAANGQVVGTGGTFIVGGENLRYPGDPSGSAGNVIHCRCTTIPCFTDAFNQSELATLQAGGRIAA; this comes from the coding sequence ATGAGCGCCAGTCCCACCCGGCGTACGCTCGCGAAAGAGGCCGCGGGCTTCCCGCCGGAAGTCGAGCGTGCGCTCCGTGGGTTCTTCGACGACTACACCGACGCGCTCGATCCCATCCAGGGCGACCTCGTCGACGCTCTCGAGGACGGCGACATTGACCCGACCACGATGCGCTCGCTCGACGTCGAGGTCCGCTCAGTGTTCGGCCAGTACACCAACGACATCGAGGTCGTCTACACCAACGGCACCGAGAACGGAGCACACGCCGGGCGGCAGGCGGCCGCGCGGCGCTACCCGATCGACGTCTCGTTCGATGTGGTTCCGCAGAACGTCCTCGATGAGTTCTCGACTTGGTCGTCGGAGATGACCGACCAGGTGATGGAGACGATGACCTCTGATGTGACGAACCTCGTCCGCGGCGCGCACAAAGAGGGGCTGACGATCGACGAGATCACCGAGCAGGTCGACGACGTCTTCGAGAACGACCTGAAGGACTGGCAAGCCGAACGAACCGCGCGGACGGCGACCATCTCCTCGAGCAACGCCGGCCAGCACTCGGCCTATCAGGACGCCAGTTCGGTTGTCGGCACCGAGTGGGTGGCGACCGGCGACGGCCGGACACGCGCCGCACACTCGGCCGCAAATGGGCAGGTCGTCGGCACTGGCGGGACGTTCATCGTCGGTGGTGAAAACCTCCGCTACCCTGGCGACCCGTCCGGGAGCGCGGGGAACGTCATCCACTGTCGGTGTACGACGATTCCATGCTTCACCGACGCGTTCAACCAGTCGGAGCTGGCGACGCTCCAGGCGGGCGGCCGTATTGCTGCATGA
- a CDS encoding phage portal protein has translation MSSSDSGSQFDMVVKTELGNSAALEKAETSTQLDERNVGVQIGGGIDPPYDPSVLAAFSEINGTHARAVAIKAKWEVGFGFNIVPHPRADDPDPDGDQRKRVDDFWHGRDSTWKIGPEGTAAATPDEVLAMGRRDFHSPGWGSIEILANGAGELTGLAHVPSTTTRVRKSTSNDGKETVAGTGYVQVRGRNKRYFGEAGARHADSEGGDGPTFVDADTGKTYNRGSSVPNDVANELLFFVNPSPLSLYYGIPEWVAEMQTMVAEQAAKEYNRDIFEHKAIPYLAVIVKNGKLSEKSRSELRSVIHGLKGESHRTVILEPKKILDAAENPLQNKDGSEPEIELQPLGLTENEDMAFTEFREFNEHDIAKVHGVPPQLINRLGDSNRANIKESIRTFANQEVAPEQSRFAERLYRVLHVDYLDAPDWTIEFELRGADTRQQDAEIAATKLKNAKEIVKVNEGREMLGLDPLEDPMGEWMIAEVGGMGTGGSVDQAIQDRIDEGMGDTESTLSDRFERQYLMNQGANAD, from the coding sequence ATGAGTAGCAGCGACTCGGGCTCACAGTTCGACATGGTCGTCAAGACCGAGCTCGGGAACTCCGCCGCGCTCGAAAAGGCCGAGACGTCGACCCAACTCGACGAACGTAACGTCGGCGTCCAGATCGGGGGCGGTATCGATCCGCCGTACGACCCCAGCGTGCTCGCCGCGTTCTCGGAGATCAACGGCACCCATGCCCGTGCCGTCGCGATCAAGGCGAAGTGGGAGGTCGGGTTCGGCTTTAACATCGTCCCGCACCCCCGCGCTGACGACCCTGATCCCGATGGTGACCAGCGAAAGCGCGTCGATGACTTCTGGCACGGCCGCGATTCGACCTGGAAGATTGGACCAGAAGGCACTGCCGCCGCGACGCCTGACGAGGTCCTCGCGATGGGGCGGCGTGACTTCCACTCTCCGGGCTGGGGCTCGATCGAGATCCTCGCTAACGGAGCCGGTGAACTCACTGGCCTCGCTCACGTCCCATCAACCACAACTCGGGTTCGGAAGTCAACCTCCAACGACGGAAAGGAGACGGTCGCCGGGACGGGGTACGTCCAGGTCCGCGGTCGGAACAAACGCTACTTCGGCGAGGCGGGTGCTCGCCATGCTGATAGTGAGGGGGGCGACGGACCGACGTTCGTCGACGCCGATACCGGGAAGACGTACAACCGGGGGTCGAGCGTTCCCAACGACGTCGCGAACGAACTCCTGTTCTTCGTCAACCCCTCGCCGCTCTCGCTCTACTACGGGATCCCTGAGTGGGTGGCCGAGATGCAGACGATGGTCGCCGAGCAGGCGGCGAAGGAGTACAACCGCGACATCTTCGAGCACAAGGCGATCCCCTACCTCGCGGTGATCGTCAAGAACGGCAAACTCTCCGAAAAGTCTCGGAGCGAACTTCGCTCGGTCATCCACGGTTTGAAAGGCGAGAGCCACCGAACGGTGATCCTCGAACCCAAGAAGATCCTCGATGCCGCCGAGAACCCATTGCAAAACAAGGACGGCAGCGAGCCGGAGATCGAACTCCAGCCGCTCGGCCTCACCGAGAACGAGGACATGGCGTTCACCGAGTTCCGCGAGTTCAACGAGCACGACATCGCGAAGGTCCACGGCGTGCCGCCCCAGCTCATCAACCGACTCGGCGACTCCAATCGGGCGAACATCAAGGAGTCCATCCGGACGTTCGCGAATCAGGAGGTCGCCCCTGAGCAGTCACGGTTCGCCGAGCGCCTCTACCGCGTACTCCACGTCGACTACCTCGACGCTCCCGACTGGACGATCGAGTTCGAGCTCCGCGGTGCCGACACTCGACAGCAGGACGCCGAGATCGCGGCGACGAAGCTCAAGAACGCAAAGGAGATCGTGAAGGTCAACGAGGGCCGCGAGATGCTTGGCCTCGACCCGCTTGAGGATCCGATGGGTGAGTGGATGATCGCCGAAGTCGGCGGCATGGGGACCGGCGGCTCGGTCGATCAGGCCATCCAGGACCGCATCGACGAGGGCATGGGTGACACTGAGTCAACGCTCTCGGATAGGTTCGAGCGCCAGTACCTCATGAACCAGGGCGCGAACGCCGACTGA
- a CDS encoding dickkopf-related protein, whose amino-acid sequence MPRHRNRQSATHYLTVERDGEQEITCSVDDECPPGYHCENGICVDGYGDKPSGETTVLDDEPVEYEPETTAYIRTGSGERVQRAPKIGGRGALAELVQEGDALTLTPMADSGGGATLTNLEATGIDPEYGRRARVGRTAIELEQN is encoded by the coding sequence GTGCCCCGCCATCGGAATCGCCAGTCGGCCACCCACTACCTCACCGTCGAGCGCGACGGTGAGCAAGAGATCACGTGCTCGGTCGACGACGAGTGTCCACCAGGCTATCACTGCGAAAACGGCATCTGCGTCGACGGCTACGGCGACAAGCCATCGGGCGAGACCACCGTCCTCGACGACGAACCCGTGGAGTACGAGCCCGAAACAACGGCCTACATCCGCACCGGGAGCGGCGAGCGCGTTCAGCGTGCCCCGAAGATCGGCGGTCGCGGGGCGCTCGCCGAGCTCGTCCAGGAGGGCGACGCGCTCACACTCACCCCGATGGCTGATTCGGGTGGTGGCGCGACGCTCACCAACCTTGAGGCGACGGGGATCGACCCCGAGTACGGTCGTCGAGCGCGAGTCGGTCGGACGGCTATCGAACTGGAGCAGAACTAA